The bacterium genome segment CGGTGTTTTGATTGCGTTTATTTCGGTTTCGTTCGGCGAGGATTCCGCTCTCGTCAAGGCGGCCAAGAAAGAAAAAGAGAGAAGGGCGAAGACTGAGGCAAAGAAGACACTTACGAATCAGGACATCGAGGAGATTCGAAAAAAACAACTTGGGATGGAATCAACATCTGTACCTGGCGATGAATCTGCGGGGGACAACAAAGAGGCGGATAAAAAGGACAAGAAAGAAGCTGATCCGACTCAGACCGAAGAGTACTGGCGCTCACGAAAACAGGAAACAGATCAAAGACTGCAAGAGGCCCAGACACGAGTTCAGGAGATTCAAAGCGAGATCAATACTCTAACGACAGCATTTTATGCCGAGTCCGATGGAGTTGCTCAGCGTCCTTTGATTGAATCAGAAAGGATCGAACGTTTGAAGGAACTGGAGCAGGCGAAACAAGATCTGGAAAGTGCAAAACAGGAATCTGAAGGTCTTGAAGATGAAGCACGTAAAGCGGGAGCTTTGCCAGGCTGGGTGCGCGATTAGTCTATTTCCAAATCGCAGAATGCGTATTGCAAAAAGCGGTTTTGCAAAAATGTTTTATGCAATACTCACTATGCAATCTGCAATATAATTCTTAACTTCCCGTTCTGATTTCATTCAGCATTCTCTGTGCTCTCTTACATTGAGGGTCTTCCTTTAGTTTTTTTAAAATTTCCGCAATCGCCCGGTCCTTATCTACCTTTCCTCCTCTTACAAGGCTCAATTGGTACGCGACCCCTTCCGGAAAGACAGAAGTGTACTCCATGGAAACCAGAGATTCATTCAATCCTTTCCGTTTTACCAGTATCATCCCATCATCATCCCAATAGACCAGTGCCCATCTGGATCTGGGAAAATGTGTGGAAGAAAAAGGTGCATAAGTTTTTATAGGTAGGTTTTGAGAATCAATGAGTGTGACTTCTTCCAGCTCATCAAAATAGTTCAATAGCGCATATTCAATCTTGTATTTGTCCAGAAATTTCCTCCACAAACGACCATCCGCCCTGACTTTCACAATTTCGTGGAGTAACGGCAAGAAAACCTCGTTCCGGCCGTCAATGAGAATTTTCCGTTCCGGAAAGACATTCCAGATCAGATATCCGCCGAATGCATAACTATTGAACAGGTTTCCGCTGAGATTCTTTTCTTTTGTGAATTTTACAATCTGATCCGGGAAGTAACTCGCCTCGCCGGTTCCAAATTCGAATGGAGACAAAGCGATCAACCAGTAAAGCGCCGTGATACAGAGCGCGGCCAGGGCTGCTCTCCAGCGAATCCCGAGGCCGGAGAGGTAGGGCCATACCATCAGCGGCATGAACATCGAAAAAAGGGCGACGTTGCGCACGTACTTCATTGAAACGTATCCAAGAAAAGCGCCAAACAATAAGTGAGTAAAGTGAATCTTTCGGGCGTTCACGACGAAAAGGAAAAATACAAAAAAGAGTCCTAAATAGAAGAAAGGAAATCTCAAGGGAGGTGGTTGTTGCCATTCCTGATTTTTCAGGAGGCCTGAGTCTATGATTTGAGTCAATTCAAAGGGAACCATCAGAATTCCATAACCGTTTGGATTCAAACCTGTGAGGATGATTGATGCGAGAATCAACAGGAAGAGAGCAACAATTTCACGATTGCCGGCATCGTAAAACATTGGATATCCGTATTGTTTAAGGATGCGCTCCAGGATTACACCGGCCAGAAAAGTTCCTTGCAGAATAATACCCAGTATGACCGCAGCATGAATGTTCGACCAGACGATGATGATCGGGGCAATTCCCAGCAAGTATTTCCAGTTTTTTGTTTCCAGGTATTTGTGGAATAAAAGATAGCAGCCGACCAAAAACAGCTCTGTGAAAATTTCAGGCCGTTCCAGGAAACGAGAGTGCCCTCCAGCCATGGATACGATTAGAAGCGTCACCACAATCCAGGGATTCAATTTCTTTTGCAGCAAGAAACGCGCAATCAACAGATAGATGGTTGCGAGAATCGCGCATTTAGAAAGGATGATACCTGCAGGACCGCCGATGGAGTAGAAAAAGTACTGAATGACCTGGAACAGCCATTCGTGATCCACATACGGACGCCCTGCAGCAGAAAAGCTGTAAATTTCAGTAAACTGAAACTCTTTTTTTTCCCAGATGATCTCGCCTGTTTTGAGATGCCACCAGAAATCCAGGTCAGCGATTTTGAAGAAGGAAACGACGAAGACAGTCAGACTGATGAATATATAGATTGACTTATTGCGGAAGCCGGAGCGCGTAGACGTACGTATCCCGGTTTCCGATGTAGTAAATTCCATCTTGTAGTGCACCGGCGGACCAAAACGAATTTTTTGCGCGAAACTTCCAAAGAATCTCTAATTCTGCAGAGATTCCATACAGAGTATCTACGGAATCGGCCGTCACGATGTAGTCTTTCACCACCACCGGCACAAATTCCGGACTGGGAGTGAAGCGTAAGTTCTTTAAAACCTGACCGTCCAGGGATCTCTTTGTCAAACCATTTTCTTCAGTAAAAATGAAATTCTGGAGGGCCACAACATGACTATGGTAAGCCGCTTTTTTTTGAAAGATTGTTTTTCCGATCGTGGCATCGAAGCGGTAAAAAGCGTCATGCGTTCCATAAAAAATTGAATCTCCCACCACAACTCCAATTCCGTAATTGTATTGCTTCGTAGAATTCTTCCAAACCACCTCGCCTGTATTGCGGCGTAACGCATAGACGTTCGAGTCCCACGCGGTCGTGATCACCATGTCTTTGTAAAATGTGCAGGAACTGGTTAGAACGTTATTTGTTTCTAAAGCCCACAGTTTTTGTCCTTCGCGGGTAATCTTGTAGAAATTGCCGTCATGGCTGCCAAAATAGATGCCTTCATTGTCCGCGCAAGGGTCGAATTCCAGCTTCGCTCCAGTCTTAAATCTCCACCGAACAGATCCATCCTTGCCGTCCAGATGATAAAAATAACCGGATGCGGATCCAACGTAAATGCTGTTCTCCTCCACCAGCGGCGTCATCAGAATGCGTTCTCCGAGATCTGTTTTCCAGATTACTTTTCCGGTTTGAACATCCAGAGCGTAAACATTTTGATCGTTGCTGCCAACAATGACTTTGTTTCCACCAACGGCAGGAGAATGGTAAATCGGCCCGCCTGTTTTGAAGCTCCAAATAACATCGGGTCTATTTCCGCAGCCAAAAATCGTAAGAAACAGGAGCAACAGGAAATTACAACTTTTCATGTAAGAAGTGGGGAATTATATCTCAATTCATTTGGTTCTGATAAGATGAACGCGCTAGTGCGTCGACGCGTCCGTGAGTCTTCGCGTCTTCGCGTTAAGCTCTCTTATGAAGGTAAAGTCAGATGCTGTTGTTGCTCTTTTATTCCTCTTAGTGGCGATTCTCTATCTCAGTTTTTTGATCGGAAATGAACTGATTCTCTGCGCCGGGAACCAGTTTTTTCTGGAACATCCCATGCGATTTGTCTGGTTGTCCCATTTTTTTGCCGGAAATCTTCCCTGGATTAGCAACGCCGTCTCAGGTGGAATTCCGCTTTGGGCAGATCCGAATCTTGCGATCTTCTATCCCGGTAATGTTCTCTACCTGGTACTGCCCCTTGATCAAGCCTGGAATGTATCCCTGATATTTCATCTGTTCTGGGGAGCAGGGGCCATGTACTGGCTATGCCGCAGGGAATTCAGCCTTCCCGTTGCGGCATCGCTGACCGGCGCTTTTACTTTCTTGCTTTCGAGTTCGGCGCTTGGCGCTTTAAATTCAAGTGAAGTATTGATCACTTCAAGCTGGCTGCCCTGGATTCTTGGGCTGGTCTATTCCGGTCTGCAACAGAGCATTCGGAGAACCATGATAGCCTCCGTGGCATTGGCATGCCAGTGGTTGGCCGGCTTCACTTTTGTTCAAGCGTTTACGTTTCTCCTTGTTTGCATCACTCTGGTAATTGTTTATTTGCGTGCCAGAGACCGGATTGTTTTTCTTCGCTTCCTGTTATTGATTGTTTCTACTCTTATGATTGCAGCGATTCAGTGGATTCCGGCGGTGTTGTGGATACCGCATTCCAACGCCGAATTGGGCTTCGCACAGCCGGACTGGAAACTGCTTCCCTATTTCGGTGTGATTTCCGGCTCTCTATTCTTAATAGGATTGCGAGACAGAGTTGTTTGGTGCGCGCTGATTGTGATTCTGGTTGATTGGGTGTTGTTCGGTGGTAGTCCGGTTTTTGCAACCTTTCTTGCAATGGGAGCGGCAATAGGTGCAGCGCAGTTGTTTCGAAAATTTCATACGCCGGTGCTCAAGCTTATTCCGGCTCTGGTGGTGGTGGAGCTTCTGATCGCAAACTTGCAGGTGCCGCAGATGGTTTCTTTATCAAAAATCCGCAAGGTGCCACCTGAAGTGACTCAGATTCCGGAGTTAAGACGATGGAATTTGCATTGTGCCGCAGCGAGGAGCGGATTATCCCCATTGGCAGGGCTTCAATGGGGGGTAAATTATGGTACGCCACCGGACAGTGGATTGATGCTCTGGAAACCGCTGCCGGCAAGAAAGCGAAAAGTCGAGGAGCTTTTACAAACCGGAAAAAATCTCGAGCTTCTGCGTGAGGCAGCAATCGGATTCGTTATTTCCGAGAGGCTCCTGAATCATCCTGAACTGAGATTGTTGAATCAGAAAGCGACAAGATTCTTAGTCCACCGTCTGACGACCCCGGTTTACCCATTGGTAAAATCAAGCAATCCACAAACAAAGCTTCGGTCGCTGGAGGTTGCACCCCATCATCTTGTCATCGAAACGGATTCTTCTGATCCCATTGATTTGATCATCCATCGCAACGATCTGCCAGGTTGGGAATGCAAAATGGAAAACAAATTGATTCCGATACACACTTTGGAAGATGGATGGATGAAAATTCAGGCGCCGGCCGGCAAGAATCGGTTGAGCCTCACTTATCGAACACCCGGCTCACTCGTTGGCACACTGCTGACCGCACTCGGAACAATTTTGATCCTCGCGGTACTGTTACTGTGATCATCTACGACAAGAGCGGAATATGATTTTTCGAAGTCCTTATCCTCCGGTTTCGATTCCCGATGTTGCACTCACTCCGTTTCTTCTGGAACGTGTGAAACGATTTGGATACCGTACCGCTTTTGTCGATGTGTCGATTGAACGGAAAGTTAGCTTTGCTGAATTCTATGATGAAGTTCTGGCCTGCGCGCGGGGTCTTGATCGTGATGGTTTGAGAAAGGGGGATGTGTTTGCGATCTATTCGCCAAACTCCATTGAATATGCTGTAGCATTTCATGCCGTGTCGTTGCTTGGCGGAATCGTGACCACAGCAAATCCTCTTTGCACTTCACAGGAACTGGCAGGTCAGTTGAAGGATTGCCGTGCAAAATTCCTGTTAACCACTCCGGAGCTAGTGGAGAAAGCCACCGAGGCCACCAATAGTTCCGAAGTGCAGGAGATTTTCGTGGCAGGGGAATCGATGCCGTCAGGCGACGGACCACTTCCGGATGTTTCCATTCATCCGAAAGAAGATCTGATTGCGATGCCATATTCCAGCGGCACAACAGGATTCCCAAAGGGCGTGATGCTTACGCACAGGAATCTCGTTGCGAATCTGCTACAGATCGAAGCAAGCAAAGTATTTTCTCCGGAGGATGTTGTCATCTGTGTGCTCCCGCTGTTTCATATTTATGGCTTGATGGTGATCATGAATCAGTGTTTGTACCTTGGTTGTACGAACGTGATGATGAAACGTTATGATCTGGAACAGCTTTTGAAAAACATCGAAACCTACGGCGTCACACTCGCTCCTCTTGTTCCCCCGATTGTTCTTGCACTCGCGAAACAATCCGTGGTATCCGGTTACGATCTATCGCAATTGAAAACCATTTTCTGCGCTGCTGCCCCTTTAAGCGCGGATC includes the following:
- a CDS encoding PQQ-binding-like beta-propeller repeat protein; translated protein: MKSCNFLLLLFLTIFGCGNRPDVIWSFKTGGPIYHSPAVGGNKVIVGSNDQNVYALDVQTGKVIWKTDLGERILMTPLVEENSIYVGSASGYFYHLDGKDGSVRWRFKTGAKLEFDPCADNEGIYFGSHDGNFYKITREGQKLWALETNNVLTSSCTFYKDMVITTAWDSNVYALRRNTGEVVWKNSTKQYNYGIGVVVGDSIFYGTHDAFYRFDATIGKTIFQKKAAYHSHVVALQNFIFTEENGLTKRSLDGQVLKNLRFTPSPEFVPVVVKDYIVTADSVDTLYGISAELEILWKFRAKNSFWSAGALQDGIYYIGNRDTYVYALRLPQ
- a CDS encoding YfhO family protein, producing the protein MKVKSDAVVALLFLLVAILYLSFLIGNELILCAGNQFFLEHPMRFVWLSHFFAGNLPWISNAVSGGIPLWADPNLAIFYPGNVLYLVLPLDQAWNVSLIFHLFWGAGAMYWLCRREFSLPVAASLTGAFTFLLSSSALGALNSSEVLITSSWLPWILGLVYSGLQQSIRRTMIASVALACQWLAGFTFVQAFTFLLVCITLVIVYLRARDRIVFLRFLLLIVSTLMIAAIQWIPAVLWIPHSNAELGFAQPDWKLLPYFGVISGSLFLIGLRDRVVWCALIVILVDWVLFGGSPVFATFLAMGAAIGAAQLFRKFHTPVLKLIPALVVVELLIANLQVPQMVSLSKIRKVPPEVTQIPELRRWNLHCAAARSGLSPLAGLQWGVNYGTPPDSGLMLWKPLPARKRKVEELLQTGKNLELLREAAIGFVISERLLNHPELRLLNQKATRFLVHRLTTPVYPLVKSSNPQTKLRSLEVAPHHLVIETDSSDPIDLIIHRNDLPGWECKMENKLIPIHTLEDGWMKIQAPAGKNRLSLTYRTPGSLVGTLLTALGTILILAVLLL
- a CDS encoding AMP-binding protein; the protein is MIFRSPYPPVSIPDVALTPFLLERVKRFGYRTAFVDVSIERKVSFAEFYDEVLACARGLDRDGLRKGDVFAIYSPNSIEYAVAFHAVSLLGGIVTTANPLCTSQELAGQLKDCRAKFLLTTPELVEKATEATNSSEVQEIFVAGESMPSGDGPLPDVSIHPKEDLIAMPYSSGTTGFPKGVMLTHRNLVANLLQIEASKVFSPEDVVICVLPLFHIYGLMVIMNQCLYLGCTNVMMKRYDLEQLLKNIETYGVTLAPLVPPIVLALAKQSVVSGYDLSQLKTIFCAAAPLSADLTRECSERIGCLIKQGYGMTEASPATHMSPYEKARIKTGSVGVCVPNTECKIVDDRGRELGVNQEGEILVRGPQVMKGYLNQPQVSASAIDGEGWLRTGDIGFADGEGNFYIRDRVKELIKYKGYQVAPAEIEAVLLTHPMIADAAVIPSADPEAGEVPKALVVLKGDVALQEIQDYVASRVAPYKKIRKIDQIDQIPKSPSGKILRRILVQRERGQ